The genomic region GTTTCACCATCCGCCGACGCATACACATAAATCAGATCGACATCCGAGCTGTAATTCAGCTCATGCGCGCCCAATTTTCCCATGCCGATCACGACAAATTCGGTTTCCACCCACGTGCCGTCTGTTCGTTGATGCATTGGCGTCCCGTGCTGCGCCTTAAGGTCCTTGTCGACGATCTCATAGGCTCCATGAATCAACACCGACGCAAGATCGGACAGCGATCCCACCGTTTCTTCAACAGTGGCCAGGCGCAGAAGATCGCGCACGCCGATCCGCAACATTTCTCGACGCCGCACGCGCCGTAGCACGTCCAGCTTCAATTCAGTGGCCTTGAGCGAGCCGAGGCTTTGGCGCAACGCCGCGACCATCCCGTCCCTGGTCGGGGCGGTCGTCAACACATCTTCTTCTGCCAGCCAATAGACCAACATGGGATCGCGGATAAGGGCGAATGCGAGGGAATCGCTGTTTCCAAAAATCGTGCAGAGCAGCCCCAACATCCTGGGCGAGGCTTGCAGGTATTGCAGAAGGGATGAACGGGTTGCACTCCCGGTAAAGAGGCGTTCCCAATGATTCAACGCTTGGTCGGGATCGGCGGTGCGGGCCACCTCCGCTAACAGACGGGGGAGAATCGCGGCCAACAGGCGGCGCGTGTGAGGCTCCCCTGCCATGCTTTGAATATTCGCATCCGCCTCGGCCGGATTCGCGACTCCGTAAGGTCCCAGAATCCGTACGACCTGGTCCGGTTCAAGACCGGAGGCGACCAGCAAGGGAGTCGGATCGGGGAAAACCGGAGGGGCTCCGGTTCCCGGAGGCTCGGCGAGCGGATCATGCTGTGAATCACGTCGTGTCATGGCGCCGCATTATACTGACGCAATTCTTCCGGTACAACGAGAGCACCTTCGGGTATACTCCACAGCAATCATGCCGCATGCGAACGCCGACCGCGATCAGATCTTCGCCACCTTGGCTCCGCTCTGCCCGGGCATCGATGCCGACATCCTGCAAGACTTCACAACCAGGATGGACACCGATTATTTCGCGGCATTTCCTCCCAAACTCCTCGCCGAACATGTAACCCTGGCAGCACTCCTGACGCCGGACCATCCCTGCGAAATCCGATTCGCAAAACTCGACCGCAAACGGTGGACCATCACCATTGTCGCCTACGATTACTTTTCAGAATTCGCCACGATCTGCGGGCTGCTCTCGGCCTTCGGATTGAATATCGAGGAAGGCCGCATCTTTACCTCTGCCGAAAGCGAACCGGCGCGAGCCGGCCGCTTAAGCACGCCGTACGGCACACGCCCAAGGCCGCAGGGTCGCCCGGGACTCACGAGAAAAAAGATTGTGGACGTCTTCACCGTAAGCCCCACCGAAGAACAGCCGTTCACCGCCGCGGACCAGAAGCGGATGGCCGAGCAACTCTCACGCATGATCGTACTGCTGGACACGAACGAATTCGACGAGGCGCGGCAGCAGGTCAATCGCCAGCTGATCGAACACCTCGGCAAACGGCGCAGTTCCTTCAGCGGCCTGCTCCATACCGTCCACATCACCTTCGATAACAGCCAGTCTGCCACCGATACCATCATGGACATCCGGTCGGACGACACGCCGGCCTTTCTTTACGCCTTCGCCAATGCGCTGGCCATGCGCAATGTCTACATCAGCAAGGCCCAATTCTCGATCGAAGAAGGCAAACTGCACGACCGCTTCTACGTCCGCAATCGCTTCGGACAAAAGCTGCTCGATCCGACCGATCAGGAGCATCTCCGCCTCACTGCCGTCCTCATCAAACAGTTCACTCACGCCCTCACCTGGGCGCCTGATCCCGCCAAAGCGCTGGAATCCTTCGATCAGTTTCTCGACCTTGTGCTCGAGGGCTCACGCCACGCCGGAAAGAAACAGGCCTGGGACTTCGTTAACGACAAGAAGACATTCCCACTCCTGGCCCGCCTGCTCGGCGCCAGCGACTTTTTGTGGGAAGACTTCCTCCGGCGGCAACACGTCAATCTGTTGCCGCTGCTCAAGGACTATCGCGATGCGCCGCTGATCAAGCCCCAAGCCACGCTGCGTAAGGACTTGAACCGCGTCGTGGCGAAGGCCAAGACCGACGAAGCGCGCAAGGAGGCGCTCAACCGCTTCAAGGATCAGGAACTCTTCCGCATCGACATGAAGCATATCGTCGAGCCGGGGACGAGCCTTCCCGACTTCTCCCTGGCGATTTCGGAACTGGCCGAAGTCATCGTCGAACGCAGCCTGATCGACTGCCAAGCCAAACTCACCAAACGCTACGGCTCGCCTCGCCTCGTCAATAAGAAGCCCTGCCCCTTCGCCATCCTGGGCGCGGGAAAGTTCGGCGGCCGCGAACTCGGATATGCCTCCGACATCGAAGTGCTGTTCGTCTACGGCGGACCAGGACACACGACGGGGAAAGACGGCATCGAGAACAGCGAGTATTTCGAGCGGCTGGCGCAGGAATTGTTGCAATGGATCGAGGCCAAGCAGGAAGGCATCTTCCACATCGACGTCCGTCTCCGGCCACACGGCGGAAAAGGATCACTCTCGAATGCGTTCGATGAGGTTTGCAAATACTATAGCGTCGGCGGCCAGGCGGCTCCGTTCGAGAGGCAGGCGCTCATCAAGCTGCGCCATATCGCAGGAGACGCCGGGCTCGGCAAAAAGGTCGAGGCCCATCGCGACAGTTTTGTCTACAGTGGCGCCCCCTGGGACCTCCCAACCGCACTCGACCTACGCCGGCAACAAGTCAAGCAACTCGTCGAGCCCGGGCAGATCAACCTCAAACACAGCCACGGCGGCATCGTGACATTGGAATACGCGATTCAATACCTCCAGGTCATGCACGGCCACCGGCATCCGAGCCTACGCACACCGAACACGCTCCGCGCACTCGGAGCCTTGATGGACACGGGTCTCATCCCTCGCGCGACCGGTGACAACCTCCGCAAGTCCTACCTCTTCATCCGCATGCTGATCGATGGCCTGCGCATGGTGCGCGGCAACACCAAGGACCTCGTGCTTCCGCCGCCGGAGTCCGACGAATTCATCTTCCTCGCGCGCCGTGTCGGCTACCAGACCGACGATTGGCAAGCCGGGGCAAGACACCTCTTATCGGACATCGAAGAGCATATGAAACAAAATCAGGAGTTCTTCGAAAAGATGTTTGGGAAGGTGTGACGGAAGGGAAGAAGATGGAGGAGGACGGGTCTTCGCGGCTCCGGCGATGGCTCAAGCATGCAGGGCCTTGTGGTCCCTCGGCACTCAGGCCCGCTCCCGTGAAAGAAAAGGGCGAGCTTAGAAGGAACATTTAGATTTAGAGCGCCTTACCAATCGCTGTTCACTCCACACCCTAGAACCAGCCAAAGGATCGATGAGCCGATCAGGGAACGTATTCGGCTCACACTTAGCTCAATTTATGATCCGAATATCTGTATAATCGGCTCATGGCTTATAACTGGGAACAGCCTGACTGGCCCAACTTCCGCTACGACCTCTCTGGTATTCAAGATGCCCTTCTTCTACTCGCCGAAAGAACCGGTCATGCGAGTGGGCTCCTGCAGGGGCTGACCCCTGACGCGCAGGTCGAAGCCACCGTCATGATCATGGTGACCGAAGCGCTCAAGACCTCGGCGATTGAAGGCGAACTCCTCAGCCGCAAGGACGTCATGTCTTCGATCCGAAAGAACCTTGGTTTGGAGACAGGCTTCCCCAGCGGAGGCAAGCGCGCACAAGGCGCCGCCGCGCTGATGCTGGCTGTCCGGAATAGTGTTGATACGGCGCTGTCCGAAGACCTGCTCTTTACCTGGCATCGCACAGTGATGGCAGGGCACCGGCATGTGGCCACGGGACAATGGCGGACCGATGCGGAACCAATGCAAGTCGTGTCCGGGGCATACGGGCACGAGAAGGTGCATTTCGAAGCACCGCCTTCCTCTCGCGTCCCGGCGGAGATGCAGCGTTTCATCGGCTGGTTCAACGAGACGGCGCCCGATGGGGGGAAAGATCTTCCGAAGGCCGCGGTGCGCTCAGCCATCGCACACCTGTACTTCGAATCGATCCATCCTTTCGAGGACGGCAACGGCCGGATCGGCAGAGCTCTGTCCGAGAAGGCCCTTTCGCAGGGACTCGGCCGACCCGCCTTGCTGAGCCTTTCGAGCAGCATCGACGCCAAGCGCCGCGACTACTATGACGCACTGAAGGAAGCCCAACAGACAAATGAGATTACGCCGTGGGTGACCTGGTTCGTTCACATGACAGTCGAGGCGCAGGCCCAGGCCGAAGCGCAGATTGACTTCACCTTAAGAAAAGCAAGGCTGTTCGACCGGCATCGCGACCAGCTCAACGAGCGGCAGTTGCAGATCCTGCGCCGCATGCTGGAGGAAGGCCCGAGCGGCTTCGAAGGCGGCATGAGCGCCAAGAAATATATGTCGATCACCGGTGCCTCAAAAGCCACGGCAACACGCGACCTCCAGGAACTGACCACGAAGGGGATCTTCGAACCGATCGGTGGCGGTCGAAGTACGGGGTATAGGGTCAATCTCTAGAATTGAGAGTGCCCGCCGATCTCCCGCGTTCACAGCCCTTCCACCAAGACCAATGACATGTTGAATTGATGACAGTGGTCGGTCGATGTGGGCACCGGGAGATTCGACAGGTATCCTCCGCAGGGATGCGAACCGCGCAAGTCGCTCGCACTCCCTCCATTTTTCCTTGGGAGAGCAGGTAAGCGCGCTTGGGGTATGAAACGGTGTCAGCTACTGAACGCTTGTCGTGCGTGGAAACCCTGTCAAGAACGGTTTCATTGTGAGCGCGTGAGTGTTCGAGAAGAAACACCCGTCGGTCACACCCCTCGCGGTGTTGTCAGGATGCAGACCATGCTGACACGCGGTCTCGGTTTCCTTATCACCGCTCTCGTTTTGACTGCAAGCAGTGTCGCGGCAAGTGAGCCGGAACGAATCTCGACTCAGCGATTGCTGTCTCCCCAAGGAATCTCATACGAAAGCCATCTGGTGCCCCTGCAGAGCGGGGCAAGTGGCACTCACATGACCTCGCCGATCCAAGTTCGAGTACAGGCCACCGCGATCGAGGGTCTTATTTCAAACCGAACGCCGTGACATGAGCAATAGCCGAGGCTAGTAAATCGTCTCAGGAACAATCTACCCAATGGCGCTTTCCAGTAACTTCCCCTTCCATACCAACTGAACAGTCGTGCGTTTTCCCTTCTTGAATAGCCTCCCTCTCGATTCCTTCATATAATACCCTGTCCGCCGGAACTCCCCTCACCCAAGAGGTCACCATGAAGATTCCAAGCAAGCAAGCCGCAGTGGTCCGGGAAGCCCTCGCCGAATGGAAACGCGAAGGGTTGATCGCTGAGGCGCAGGCCGCCACGTTGGCCGCAACCATTGAAGTGCAATATTTCGATTGGCGTAGGCTGGCGAAGTACTCGTTTGGAATTGCGCTATTCTCGATCATTACCTCGATCAGCGCAGTTCTGTCCGATCGCGTGTTGGTAGCACTCCTCAAAGCTCTTTTTGAAACCCCTCCACTCACCCGCTGCGCCATGCTTACGGTCGGCGCGGGAGGTTTGTATCGATGGGGGCAGCTTCGACGTGCAGAGGCTCCGAACAAGATCTATCGCAACGAGGCCATCATGTTCCTAGGCGTCCTGGCGACAGCAGGCGCTGTGTCGCAACTGGGCCTCGCCTTGGATACGGGTTCCGGGCATTTCTCCCTGCTACTCCTGCTGTCATTTGTTGTGTATGCAGTGCTGGGGCTGCTTCTCCAATCGAACCTGATCTGGATCTTTGCGATGGCTTCCCTTGGAAGCTGGATGGGAACGGAAACGGGCTATATGTCGGGGTGGGGCGCCTATTACCTGGGCATGAACTATCCGCTGCGGTTCGTCTTGTTCGGAGCGCTGCTCACGGGGGCAGCACTAGCATTGGAGAACCATCCACTCGGCGCCCACTTTTATCGAAGTACGTTGGTGATGGGGTTGCTGTACTTATTCATCGCACTGTGGATCATGTCGATCTTCGGCAACTACGGCGACATGCACGCTTGGGAACGAGTCAGACAGATCGAATTGTTCCATTGGTCGATTCTCTTTGCTGCCGTCGCCGGCTGGGCAATCTATCACGGACTGCGTCACGACAACGGCACCACGAAAGGGTTCGGGCTGACGTTTCTGGGAATCAACCTGTACACGCGTTTCTTCGAACTCTTTTGGAACGGCCTGCACAAAGCGCTGTTTTTTGGCCTCCTGGGCGCGAGCTTTTGGTACATCGGCAATAGAGCCGAGACCGTATGGAACCTCGGTAAACACAAGCGTCCAACCTTGCCGACAGCGGCAAGATAGACCAGTAGCGCGCATCAATGGACGCAGGAACCGAAATTGTGCCAGGAATGGCCTGCGGACTCCCGGTCGTCTCGACGGCACTTGTGCAAAAGACTCATTTAGTGGGTTATTCCTACTTGATCCTGAAACAGAAAAGACTCCCCATGCCGAGGAAAATGCTCGTGGTCCTGACCACTACAGCAACATACCCCAACCTGAATCGCACGGCCGGCATCTGGCTTGGCGAGGCCGTGCACTTCGTCGAGAAGGTCGAATAGGCCGGATTGGCCGTGGACTACCTGACTCCGTCAGGCGGATATACCCCGATCGATCCCCACAGCCTCGCCATGGCGGAACCGATCGACTGGGACTGGTACCACAACCGCCAGTTCATGAACCGTCTCGGCGCAACGCTCAAGCCCAGCGACGTGAATCCCGATGACTATGCCGCCATCTATTTTATAGGCGGGCACGGCGTACTCTGGGATTTTCCCGACAATGCCGATTTTCAGCAGCTCAGCCGCAAGATCTACGAGAACGGCGGAATCGTCTCATCAGTCTGCCACGGCGCCGTCGGCTTGCTGAACATCACCCTGTCGGACGGGACGCTGCTGAATATAGGTAAACAGGTCACGGGATTCTCGGATGAGGAAGAACGTCTGGCCAACTCGATCAATACGTCCCGTTCATAACCGAGACGGAACTGAAGAAACGAGGCGCCGCCTACAGAAAGGCGGAGAAGCCCTGGGAAGCATTCGCCATCGCAGATCGTCGCGTGATCACAGGACAGAACCCTGCCTCCGGCGGCGCCGTGGCCGACCTGATTATCAAGGCCCTGAAGGGCTGATCGCAACCAGATTTCCCCATAGGCAGGTGTCGTCAGCGCTGCGCGATCACGAATTCCCCGCCATGCCCGGCAGTTCACTCTGTCAGTTCCCCGCGTCGAGATTCGGCCAAATCATGTTACAGTGGGAACTGCGGAGTGATTGGAGGGGATGATGCTACGACGACTATCTGTAGTCCTGCTCTGCTGTGCGGGTCTGACTGCATGCGGAGAAAGCGGTGACAGCACCGGTCCCGGCCTCAAGCCGGTGGGAGAATGGGCGAAGATCGGCGAGACGGACAACTACGTGTATTATGCTGACCACGCCAGCATCAAGAAAGCCGACGAGACCGTCGTGATGCTGGACCTGTTCGATTACAAGAGCCCACAGACAGAGGGTGGAGGCGCACCCGCTCTTTCCAAAGCCACACAACGCGAATACGACTGCCAGAACAAGAAAAGCCAGTCGCTCAAGTCGAGCTGGTTCTCAGGGCAAATGGGAGCGGGTACTGTCGTGCGCTCCGGCGGCACGTCGAACCAATGGTCTGCCGCCACGCAAGGCACTGCTACCGGCGGGCTTTTGAAAGCCGCCTGCGGGAGTTCGTAGCCCGACTAATCGATTGGGCCGTCCAAAGCGATCTCCACCAGCACCTCTGCACAGATGGCCTTGGCACTATCCGCCTGCCCCTACTCCACACAGGACGCGTAGGCCTTGGGGCAGGTCGGATTGAGCCCACGGGCCTGGCCATCCGCCGCAGGCAGCCCATTCATTAGTTCCAACACCTTGGGATAATAGTTCGGGGCGCGGGTCCAAAAAATATAATTTGCCCGTAACCGGTCCCGCGCGAAGGCGAACAGCTCAGCAATGGTCGGCACTCTCCCTCTTCCATCGTGTTGCGTATTCTCGTAGTTGGACTGCATCACCGACGGCGTCAGCGGCACGAGCCCGGACAGCGGCGCATACAAATGATAGACCCCCTTGGGTTTGTTCGGATGGTCGAAGTTCAATCCGGGATCGTCGATAAACACATCGGGCCCGCCCAATGCCGTGCCGATCGTCCTCATCTGGCCGACGAACGACGGCAAAATATCGCGCGGGTAGTTCACGAATTGGTAGGTCATCGTGTTTGGAAATGCCGCCCGCATCTCTCGCTGCACACTAAGGAGGTTGTCATAGAATCGCTCGACCTCTCGTCCGGACACCGGCACGAGCGGTTGCCCCATGGAGGATTCCGATAAGCCGATGCCCTCGAAATGCGCATGGCCGTTGAAGCGTTTTCCCAACTCACGGATGAGCGCCACCAATCGATCCTGCACCCCCGCATTCCAGAGTTTCAGATTATTGCCTCGCGGCACGGCTGTACCGAAATTGCTGAACGGGAAGGCGCCCCCCTCGTATTTCGCTGCCGCCATGTATGAGGGAACCGGCGCGACTTGAGGCTTGAAGGACTTAAGTTCCAGCAGCACAATCAGCCGCTTGTTCTGCGCCGTCAATTCCGCCAGCACCTGCTCAATCACCGTAACGTCATACCGGCCTTCTTCCGGCTCCAATTCCGGCCACTCATAACGAACCTGCAACCCGCGCAAGGCAGGTGTCGCTTTGAGTTCGCTATACACCTGCGCCATGATTTTCGGATTGGTCCTCATGAAATTCATCGGCGCATAATAATGGCCGGGGTGCCATTTGACTGCACTGAGATCCGACGAGCTTGCAGCGTCACTTGTTCCCAGCCATCCACCTGAAAACACTATGACACCAAGCATCAGGCTCCTGAGGCTCAGGGTGACACCGTACCTTCCAACGGCCGCTAGGAATTCGGATCGCTGCTTCTGCGCTTGCGGCTCACCTTCGTTCATCTTTCCTCATCCCTTCCCCCTCTCGCCGCCCACGACAGTGTCGCGGCAACCGTTCCACGCCCACATGGAGAGGATCATTCTGGCAGCATCGCTGCGACGCCGCTATACCAGATGGAACGGCTCTGAGGTAGTGGAAATGAGGATGGTCGTGTGACCTTCCTGTAGCGGGTGGAGATCAGACAACGGTTCGTGAGCCCGATACTAGACATGGATGATTGAATCGATGAGAGGAGATGAGAGGAGGCGTTGCAGGACATTCATGGTGGCCGCGACGGCGAGGCCAGAACCAACGCGGAGCCGACCATACCCTCGAGGGTATGGTCGGCCTCCGCGCGAGAAGAATAGACTGTAGAGACTCCACACGTACCGCTACAGCTCAAGCACCTTCTGATACGCTCTGAGCATATCGCCAACGGACAACACCCCGATGATCGTGCCGTCTTCCGTCACCGGCAGGTGTCGGATGCCCTCTTTCTTCATCAATCTAAGCGCTTCCATCAACGGCTCATTGTCCTCAATGGTGACCACGGATTTGCTCATGCACGTGAGGACGGTGGTTGCGTTCGGATCGAGTCCCTTGGCGACCGCTTTCCGGCTGAGATCCGTATCCGTGATGATGCCGATATAC from Nitrospira sp. CR1.1 harbors:
- a CDS encoding DUF4172 domain-containing protein, translated to MAYNWEQPDWPNFRYDLSGIQDALLLLAERTGHASGLLQGLTPDAQVEATVMIMVTEALKTSAIEGELLSRKDVMSSIRKNLGLETGFPSGGKRAQGAAALMLAVRNSVDTALSEDLLFTWHRTVMAGHRHVATGQWRTDAEPMQVVSGAYGHEKVHFEAPPSSRVPAEMQRFIGWFNETAPDGGKDLPKAAVRSAIAHLYFESIHPFEDGNGRIGRALSEKALSQGLGRPALLSLSSSIDAKRRDYYDALKEAQQTNEITPWVTWFVHMTVEAQAQAEAQIDFTLRKARLFDRHRDQLNERQLQILRRMLEEGPSGFEGGMSAKKYMSITGASKATATRDLQELTTKGIFEPIGGGRSTGYRVNL
- a CDS encoding DUF2157 domain-containing protein, with amino-acid sequence MKIPSKQAAVVREALAEWKREGLIAEAQAATLAATIEVQYFDWRRLAKYSFGIALFSIITSISAVLSDRVLVALLKALFETPPLTRCAMLTVGAGGLYRWGQLRRAEAPNKIYRNEAIMFLGVLATAGAVSQLGLALDTGSGHFSLLLLLSFVVYAVLGLLLQSNLIWIFAMASLGSWMGTETGYMSGWGAYYLGMNYPLRFVLFGALLTGAALALENHPLGAHFYRSTLVMGLLYLFIALWIMSIFGNYGDMHAWERVRQIELFHWSILFAAVAGWAIYHGLRHDNGTTKGFGLTFLGINLYTRFFELFWNGLHKALFFGLLGASFWYIGNRAETVWNLGKHKRPTLPTAAR
- a CDS encoding glycoside hydrolase — encoded protein: MNEGEPQAQKQRSEFLAAVGRYGVTLSLRSLMLGVIVFSGGWLGTSDAASSSDLSAVKWHPGHYYAPMNFMRTNPKIMAQVYSELKATPALRGLQVRYEWPELEPEEGRYDVTVIEQVLAELTAQNKRLIVLLELKSFKPQVAPVPSYMAAAKYEGGAFPFSNFGTAVPRGNNLKLWNAGVQDRLVALIRELGKRFNGHAHFEGIGLSESSMGQPLVPVSGREVERFYDNLLSVQREMRAAFPNTMTYQFVNYPRDILPSFVGQMRTIGTALGGPDVFIDDPGLNFDHPNKPKGVYHLYAPLSGLVPLTPSVMQSNYENTQHDGRGRVPTIAELFAFARDRLRANYIFWTRAPNYYPKVLELMNGLPAADGQARGLNPTCPKAYASCVE